Proteins from one Hemibagrus wyckioides isolate EC202008001 linkage group LG16, SWU_Hwy_1.0, whole genome shotgun sequence genomic window:
- the LOC131366759 gene encoding major intrinsically disordered NOTCH2-binding receptor 1-like yields the protein MQWVRKGYTHLPLTPAASLISNECNEPESREVHASRDINMDITVLPNNNHPEKFLQLDVGMLPATHGMFQIGAALSGQRQWHNRVYSQGEQRRKKEEEAERPTSPEDMYNFRDSELEQHITPLTLKPKIKQNPLYVDLRTVDMEENQRAKPSWTIDDYDRHSLHGNLANYLQEDPRKLNFWLEDLYTPGFDSLLKKKEAELKRKKICRILTSVLLSVCIIVIVITVPIVVTQKKV from the exons ATGCAGTGGGTTAGAAAGGgatacacacacctgccacTGACACCTGCTGCATCATTAATAAGTAATGAGTGCAATGAGCCTGAGTCAAGAGAAGTCCATGCTAGCCGGGACATAAACATGGACATTACTGTTCTTCCTAACAATAATCATCCAGAGAAATTCCTCCAACTTGATGTGGGGATGCTACCAGCCACCCACGGAATGTTCCAGATAGGAGCAGCACTTTCGGGCCAGAGGCAGTGGCACAACAGAGTATACTCACAG ggagaacagagaagaaaaaaagaggaggaggcaGAAAGACCAACATCACCAGAGGACATGTATAACTTCAGAGACAGTGAGCTGGAACAGCACATCACACCACTCACTCTGAAACCGAAGATCAAGCAAAACCCACTCTATGTAGACCTAAGGACTGTCGACATGGAGGAGAACCAAAGAGCTAAACCGTCCTGGACCATTGATGACTATGACAGACATTCTTTACATGGCAACCTAGCCAATTACCTACAG GAAGACCCTAGGAAATTAAATTTTTGGCTGGAGGATCTCTACACCCCAGGCTTCGACTCCCTGCTGAAAAAGAAGGAAGCAGAACTCAAAAGGAAAAAGATTTGCAGAATACTGACTTCAGTCCTTCTGTCGGTCTGCATAATTGTGATTGTTATCACGGTGCCAATTGTGGTGacacaaaaaaaagtctga